A genome region from Natronobeatus ordinarius includes the following:
- a CDS encoding cupin domain-containing protein — protein MYSLVALDEVDAHEFDETGPMLRSIGYHLRPEEMRPAIWEYDAGESNRYHRQGEQEELYVVLEGAFDVTIEREDDRDVVSLEKHDCLVVPPESWRQLEATADGSSVLVVGAPNVKDDGVHEE, from the coding sequence ATGTACTCGCTTGTCGCACTCGACGAGGTCGATGCGCACGAATTCGACGAAACGGGACCGATGCTTCGCTCGATCGGCTACCACCTCCGGCCAGAAGAGATGCGTCCGGCGATCTGGGAGTACGACGCCGGCGAGTCCAATCGGTACCACCGACAGGGTGAACAGGAGGAACTGTACGTCGTCCTCGAGGGGGCGTTCGACGTGACGATCGAGCGCGAGGACGACCGGGACGTGGTCTCCCTCGAGAAACACGACTGTCTCGTCGTCCCGCCGGAATCGTGGCGACAGCTCGAGGCCACCGCGGACGGGAGTTCGGTCCTCGTCGTGGGCGCGCCGAACGTCAAAGACGACGGCGTCCACGAGGAGTGA
- a CDS encoding MFS transporter translates to MSTTGIGDVRVVARELWSDGRGWILLGVAGGWFLSLGVRLVFPPLLPYLRETFSLGLTLAGLLLTVLWVAYALGQFPGGIIGDRLGEGNALVISTVVSGVAIAVVAVSNTPWMLFAATAVFGFSTALFGPSRFTILSAIYDDRDRTAVGLTLSAGEAGNAILPVVAGVLAAAVSWRLGFGVTVPLFFLMAVVLFRVVPGSVSEGSAVDTLSLSTFRYVVRGIAQRAIVLMTGIHLFLFFVYQGFTGFYPTYLVEMKGLSPRFAAGLFGLFFVVGIVVQPLAGAAGDRFGTRPSLLGVALVSTAALTALPFVDGVVGLIALTAVASTLLGVTPLTQTYLVNALPSDMKGSGLGLLRTVQIALGATGPLVVGFVADLGYFDGAFLLVAVISGLGAALCLLVPMDR, encoded by the coding sequence GTGAGTACGACAGGGATAGGTGACGTCCGCGTCGTCGCACGGGAGCTCTGGAGCGACGGTCGCGGCTGGATTCTCCTCGGCGTCGCCGGCGGCTGGTTTCTCTCGCTCGGCGTTCGACTGGTCTTTCCGCCGTTGCTCCCGTACCTCCGGGAGACGTTCTCGCTCGGGCTGACGCTCGCGGGGCTGTTGCTCACCGTCCTGTGGGTCGCTTACGCGCTCGGCCAGTTCCCCGGCGGGATCATCGGCGACCGGCTGGGAGAGGGGAACGCGCTCGTCATCAGCACGGTCGTCTCGGGCGTGGCGATCGCGGTCGTCGCCGTCTCGAACACGCCATGGATGTTGTTCGCGGCCACCGCCGTCTTCGGCTTCTCGACGGCCCTGTTCGGCCCGTCACGGTTCACGATCCTCTCGGCGATCTACGACGATCGGGACCGGACGGCCGTCGGGTTGACGCTCTCGGCCGGCGAAGCCGGCAACGCGATCTTGCCCGTCGTCGCCGGCGTCCTCGCCGCGGCCGTCTCCTGGCGGCTCGGCTTCGGCGTCACCGTCCCGCTGTTTTTCCTCATGGCGGTCGTCCTCTTTCGGGTCGTCCCCGGCTCGGTGAGCGAGGGGAGCGCGGTCGACACGCTCTCGCTCTCGACGTTCAGGTACGTCGTTCGCGGGATCGCCCAGCGGGCGATCGTGCTGATGACGGGCATTCACCTCTTTCTCTTTTTCGTCTACCAGGGGTTCACCGGCTTCTACCCGACGTACCTGGTCGAGATGAAGGGGCTCTCGCCGCGATTCGCGGCGGGGTTGTTCGGCCTCTTTTTCGTCGTCGGCATCGTCGTCCAGCCGCTGGCCGGCGCGGCCGGCGACCGGTTCGGCACGCGGCCGTCGTTGCTCGGCGTCGCGCTCGTTTCGACGGCCGCGCTCACGGCGTTGCCGTTCGTCGACGGCGTCGTGGGACTGATCGCCCTGACGGCCGTCGCGAGCACGCTCCTCGGCGTGACACCGCTCACCCAGACGTACCTCGTCAACGCGCTCCCGTCGGACATGAAAGGAAGCGGGCTCGGGCTCCTGCGCACCGTCCAGATCGCCCTCGGGGCGACCGGCCCGCTGGTCGTCGGGTTCGTCGCCGACCTCGGCTACTTCGACGGGGCGTTCCTGCTCGTCGCGGTGATCTCGGGGCTCGGCGCCGCGCTCTGTCTGCTCGTTCCGATGGACCGCTGA
- a CDS encoding DUF7344 domain-containing protein: MIDDDKSFDALADGRRRQLLVELLTHNPQHVPELSGKSQEIAKADEKLFQQHLSSSRAIPGVDEGLLRLHYIHLPKLADYGFIEWDRNAHVVTKGPRFDEMRPLLELLIDQQKEETVVLLRE; this comes from the coding sequence ATGATCGATGATGATAAATCATTTGACGCTTTGGCTGACGGCCGTCGACGCCAGTTGTTAGTTGAGTTATTAACCCACAATCCGCAACACGTTCCGGAACTCTCTGGAAAGTCACAGGAGATCGCTAAAGCTGACGAGAAGCTCTTCCAACAACATCTGTCCAGCTCCCGAGCGATTCCAGGAGTGGACGAGGGACTTCTTCGGCTGCACTACATTCATCTTCCCAAATTGGCCGACTACGGTTTCATCGAGTGGGACCGAAACGCCCACGTCGTAACGAAAGGCCCACGGTTCGACGAGATGAGGCCCTTGCTCGAGCTATTGATCGACCAGCAAAAAGAAGAGACCGTTGTACTCCTTCGTGAGTGA
- a CDS encoding DUF2270 domain-containing protein, translating to MTDSSSDEFDPTAPDQREIGREMVDDSAGLGSVMAHAYRGEIDRVGTWRQRLDETTTWAVTLMAAILTWAFSSTDNPHYILLIGVVVVTIFLGIEARRYRDYDVFRSRARVIQENLFANALDPSQGTESHDWRAELSRDYRRPTLKVSFYEALANRLRRVYLALLSVLLVAWIFRITAFAPRQDWLTTAGIARLPGIAVVAVVGVFYVVLLGVTFWPHERHAKGEFREGDPDDWKETDR from the coding sequence ATGACCGATTCGAGTAGCGACGAGTTCGACCCAACAGCACCAGACCAACGGGAGATCGGCCGCGAAATGGTTGACGACAGCGCGGGACTCGGTTCGGTGATGGCCCACGCCTATCGCGGAGAGATAGACCGAGTGGGGACGTGGCGCCAGCGCCTCGACGAGACGACGACGTGGGCGGTTACGCTGATGGCAGCAATCTTGACGTGGGCGTTTTCGAGTACCGATAACCCACACTATATCTTGCTGATCGGGGTCGTTGTCGTCACCATCTTTCTGGGAATCGAAGCACGGCGGTACCGAGACTACGACGTCTTTCGTTCTCGTGCTCGAGTCATCCAAGAGAACCTGTTCGCAAACGCCCTCGATCCGTCCCAGGGCACTGAAAGTCACGACTGGCGAGCGGAACTGAGCAGGGACTATCGCAGGCCGACGCTGAAAGTCTCGTTCTACGAAGCACTCGCAAACCGGCTCCGGCGTGTGTACCTTGCGCTGCTCAGTGTCCTCTTGGTCGCGTGGATCTTCAGGATTACAGCGTTCGCGCCGCGCCAAGACTGGCTGACAACCGCTGGAATCGCCCGTCTCCCCGGGATTGCTGTGGTTGCCGTTGTGGGTGTGTTCTACGTCGTACTGCTGGGTGTCACCTTCTGGCCTCACGAGCGCCATGCCAAGGGTGAATTCCGTGAAGGGGACCCGGACGACTGGAAAGAGACAGACCGTTGA
- a CDS encoding threonine synthase, with product MDTTEAFAGLECVDCGATFDAETAGHRCGECGGILDPTYAYDDLELDRETLASRPFDSMWRYEELLPFPRETAVTMDEGATPLVDCPKMADELGVERVLIKDEGRNPTGTFKDRGQSVAVTAARAHGASDVALASAGNAGQAAAAYAGRADLESHVFLPARSSHTTKAMVNVHGGEMTVSGGRITEAVAAYEDAMAEHDDWYSLGTFVTPYRHEGKKTMGYEILEQLEFDVPDAIVYPTGGGVGLVGMYKAATEFRELGLIDELPSFYAAQASGCAPIVEAFDEGRDVHEPVEYPDTICGGIEIPDPGASPWILEALRDSDGGAVATDDEEILEAAIAVAKGEGLEMAPTCAAAVSGAWELGERGEFDGDETVVILNTGSGNKEADVLRSHLMGKGI from the coding sequence ATGGACACGACCGAGGCGTTCGCCGGGCTCGAGTGCGTAGACTGCGGGGCGACGTTCGACGCGGAGACGGCAGGTCATCGCTGTGGGGAGTGTGGCGGGATCCTCGACCCGACGTACGCGTACGACGACCTCGAGCTGGACCGGGAGACGCTCGCGTCCCGGCCGTTCGACTCGATGTGGCGCTACGAGGAGTTGCTGCCGTTCCCGCGGGAGACTGCGGTGACGATGGACGAGGGTGCGACGCCGCTCGTCGACTGCCCGAAGATGGCCGACGAACTCGGCGTCGAGCGCGTCCTGATCAAAGACGAGGGACGGAATCCGACCGGGACGTTCAAAGACCGCGGGCAGTCGGTCGCCGTGACGGCGGCGCGCGCTCACGGGGCGAGCGACGTCGCGCTCGCGTCGGCGGGCAACGCCGGACAGGCCGCGGCGGCCTACGCCGGCCGGGCGGACCTCGAGTCGCACGTCTTTCTCCCGGCGCGCTCGAGTCACACAACCAAGGCGATGGTGAACGTCCACGGCGGGGAGATGACCGTCTCCGGCGGCCGGATCACGGAAGCCGTCGCGGCCTACGAGGACGCCATGGCCGAACATGACGACTGGTACTCTCTCGGGACGTTCGTCACGCCCTACCGCCACGAGGGCAAGAAGACGATGGGCTACGAAATCCTCGAGCAACTCGAGTTCGACGTTCCCGACGCGATCGTCTACCCGACCGGCGGCGGCGTCGGCCTCGTCGGCATGTACAAGGCCGCGACGGAGTTTCGCGAGCTCGGGCTGATCGACGAGCTGCCCTCGTTTTACGCCGCCCAGGCGAGCGGCTGTGCGCCGATCGTCGAGGCGTTCGACGAGGGCCGAGACGTCCACGAACCCGTCGAGTACCCCGATACGATCTGTGGCGGGATCGAGATCCCCGATCCCGGCGCGAGTCCGTGGATCCTCGAGGCCCTGCGCGACTCCGACGGCGGCGCCGTCGCGACCGACGACGAGGAAATCCTCGAGGCCGCGATCGCCGTCGCGAAGGGAGAAGGACTCGAGATGGCGCCGACCTGTGCAGCGGCCGTCAGCGGCGCCTGGGAACTCGGCGAGCGCGGCGAGTTCGACGGCGACGAGACGGTCGTCATCCTCAACACCGGCTCCGGAAACAAGGAAGCCGACGTGTTGCGGAGTCACCTGATGGGGAAGGGGATCTGA
- a CDS encoding glutathione S-transferase N-terminal domain-containing protein has translation MTEIILYDLPGCPFCMRVKRKLEELDLEYDVIEVPAPHFERTEVQAVSGQTGVPVLVDEAHGVEGMAESSDIVAYLEETYGN, from the coding sequence ATGACAGAGATCATCCTCTACGATCTTCCCGGCTGCCCGTTCTGCATGCGCGTCAAGCGAAAACTCGAGGAGCTCGACCTCGAGTACGACGTGATCGAGGTCCCCGCCCCCCACTTCGAGCGGACGGAGGTACAGGCGGTGAGCGGCCAGACTGGTGTCCCGGTGCTCGTCGACGAGGCCCACGGCGTCGAAGGGATGGCCGAGAGCAGCGACATCGTCGCCTACCTCGAGGAGACGTACGGGAACTGA
- a CDS encoding transcriptional regulator, translating into MSRSALVGNVTAMLEDAGFTVSDRCAIRPKSFDVAARRGDDLVLVKILGNIDAFNQETGQEMRRLGTYLQATPLVLGLRSRDENLKPDVVYFRHGVPVLSPDTAYNLFVENVPPLIYAAPGGLYVNIDGDLLADEREQRDWSLGQLANELGVSRRTVSKYEDGMNASIEVAMALEELFEAPLTSPVDVLEGAEDVHDADPMPDDPRADPDDAEVVTVLTRAGFRVHPTVRSPFKAVSQDEGGEDEVVLTGHSAFTKAAEKRARIMSSIGHVAHTRSVYVVDRAKRDAVEGTALVEREELAEMRDAEELREVIRERADRKEAV; encoded by the coding sequence ATGTCCCGGTCCGCACTGGTCGGAAACGTCACCGCGATGCTCGAGGATGCAGGCTTCACGGTGAGTGACCGGTGTGCGATTCGGCCGAAGAGTTTCGACGTCGCTGCCCGTCGCGGTGACGACCTCGTGCTCGTAAAGATTCTCGGAAACATCGACGCGTTCAACCAGGAGACCGGCCAGGAGATGCGCCGGCTCGGAACCTACCTCCAGGCGACGCCGCTGGTGCTCGGTCTTCGGAGCCGCGACGAGAACCTGAAGCCTGACGTCGTCTACTTCCGTCACGGCGTCCCCGTGCTCAGCCCGGACACCGCGTACAACCTGTTCGTCGAGAACGTGCCGCCGCTGATCTACGCCGCTCCTGGCGGTCTCTACGTCAACATCGACGGCGACCTGCTCGCGGACGAACGCGAACAACGCGACTGGAGCCTCGGCCAGCTCGCGAACGAACTCGGCGTCTCCCGACGCACCGTCTCGAAGTACGAAGACGGCATGAACGCCTCCATCGAGGTCGCGATGGCCTTAGAGGAGCTGTTCGAGGCGCCGCTGACGAGCCCCGTCGACGTCCTCGAGGGTGCAGAGGACGTCCACGACGCCGACCCGATGCCCGACGATCCGCGTGCCGATCCCGACGACGCGGAGGTCGTCACGGTGCTCACCCGTGCAGGCTTTCGGGTCCACCCGACGGTTCGATCGCCGTTCAAGGCCGTCAGTCAGGACGAAGGCGGCGAGGACGAGGTCGTCCTCACGGGTCACTCCGCGTTCACGAAAGCCGCCGAGAAGCGCGCGCGGATCATGAGTTCGATCGGTCACGTCGCCCACACCCGCTCGGTCTACGTCGTCGACCGCGCGAAACGCGACGCCGTCGAAGGAACCGCGCTCGTCGAGCGCGAGGAACTCGCCGAGATGCGTGACGCCGAAGAGCTCCGGGAGGTCATCCGCGAACGCGCTGACCGGAAAGAAGCCGTCTGA
- a CDS encoding tRNA(Ile)(2)-agmatinylcytidine synthase, with the protein MTVVGLDDTDSRELGMCTTYVATRVAERLANVKRLLLVRLNPAVPYKTRGNAALAIHADCDSDVAFDVAREELESLSADGDEATNPGLVVADGDAAAVPADVRTFARDALWEHHEIADAEALLERHGYRSWHVGDGRGRIGALAAVGAWRAFDDWTYECISYREPDRWGTPRDVDAESVFAAAEWGYPTVWDTVDRDEDELVCVPHTPCPILYGIRGDDPDAVRDVAERIEGEPVDRHQLFVTNQGTDAHLRDATIADVRDGGAYRLEGTVVSEPETRRGGHVFFTLAAEGSASNASSDAGGDASANGDRLECVAFEPTKRFRDRVRTLRVGDRLTVCGEISDGTCKLEKVAVRELVRTERVTPVCPDCGRTMESAGRNQGYRCRDCKTHADGKAAVALERDLEEGWYEVPPCARRHVAKPLVRDGFDGPTHPER; encoded by the coding sequence ATGACCGTCGTCGGGCTGGACGATACCGACTCCCGCGAACTCGGGATGTGTACGACCTACGTCGCCACGCGCGTCGCCGAGCGGCTGGCGAACGTCAAGCGACTGCTCCTCGTGCGGCTCAACCCGGCCGTGCCGTACAAGACGCGGGGCAACGCCGCGCTCGCGATCCACGCCGACTGCGATTCCGACGTCGCCTTCGACGTCGCCCGCGAGGAACTCGAGTCGCTGTCGGCGGACGGCGACGAGGCGACGAACCCGGGTCTCGTCGTCGCCGACGGCGACGCGGCAGCCGTTCCTGCCGACGTCCGGACGTTCGCCCGCGATGCACTCTGGGAGCACCACGAGATCGCCGACGCCGAAGCCCTCCTCGAGCGCCACGGCTACCGATCGTGGCACGTCGGCGACGGACGCGGCCGCATCGGCGCGCTGGCTGCGGTCGGCGCGTGGCGGGCGTTCGACGACTGGACCTACGAGTGCATCTCCTATCGCGAACCCGACCGGTGGGGCACCCCGAGGGACGTCGACGCCGAGAGCGTCTTCGCGGCGGCCGAGTGGGGGTACCCGACGGTGTGGGACACCGTCGACCGCGACGAGGACGAACTCGTCTGCGTTCCGCACACGCCTTGTCCCATCCTGTACGGGATCCGCGGCGACGATCCCGACGCCGTCCGCGACGTCGCTGAACGGATCGAGGGCGAGCCCGTCGACCGCCACCAGCTGTTCGTCACCAACCAGGGCACCGACGCCCACCTCCGGGACGCGACGATCGCCGACGTCCGCGACGGCGGCGCCTACCGCCTCGAGGGCACGGTCGTCTCGGAACCGGAAACGAGGCGGGGCGGGCACGTCTTCTTCACGCTCGCTGCGGAGGGATCGGCGTCGAATGCCAGTTCTGACGCTGGCGGTGACGCCAGCGCGAACGGCGACCGCCTCGAGTGCGTCGCCTTCGAACCCACCAAACGCTTCCGTGATCGCGTCCGTACGCTTCGCGTGGGTGACCGGCTCACCGTCTGCGGCGAGATTTCAGACGGGACGTGTAAACTCGAGAAGGTCGCCGTCCGCGAGCTCGTGCGGACCGAACGGGTGACGCCGGTCTGTCCCGACTGCGGTCGAACGATGGAGAGCGCCGGCCGCAACCAGGGCTACCGCTGTCGGGACTGCAAGACCCACGCCGACGGGAAAGCCGCGGTCGCCCTCGAGCGTGACCTCGAGGAGGGCTGGTACGAGGTGCCGCCGTGTGCTCGCCGGCACGTCGCGAAGCCGCTGGTCCGGGATGGCTTCGACGGACCGACACATCCCGAACGGTAG
- a CDS encoding DUF5816 domain-containing protein, which yields MHAKSTDDGETIYVSPADGDKGSKGPFLVAYHTSEGAERYGWFCTNCESVDNAMDAMGRIQCNRCGNFRKATEWDAAHE from the coding sequence ATGCACGCGAAGTCGACCGACGACGGGGAGACGATCTACGTCTCACCCGCCGACGGTGACAAGGGGTCGAAGGGGCCGTTCCTCGTGGCGTACCATACCTCCGAAGGGGCCGAGCGCTACGGCTGGTTCTGTACGAATTGCGAGAGCGTCGACAACGCGATGGACGCGATGGGGCGCATTCAGTGTAACCGGTGTGGTAACTTCCGCAAGGCCACCGAGTGGGACGCGGCTCACGAGTGA
- a CDS encoding universal stress protein translates to MSLVVVPVRYPLSPHSKYTLQKAIEVARERDAALTVLHVNLYQNGRKVNRTDLKDEVERSFGRLENTRYVVRSGFLVEESILEEVAAENADVVVVGHKQASRWRRILRRFVDNPNIEAYLRRHLDCEVITVEGAPA, encoded by the coding sequence ATGAGCCTGGTCGTGGTTCCCGTCCGCTATCCGTTGTCCCCGCACTCGAAGTACACCTTACAGAAGGCGATCGAGGTGGCACGCGAGCGAGACGCGGCGCTGACGGTGCTGCACGTGAACCTCTACCAGAACGGCCGGAAGGTGAACCGGACCGACCTGAAAGACGAGGTCGAACGGTCGTTCGGCCGCCTCGAGAACACCAGGTACGTGGTTCGGTCGGGATTTCTCGTCGAGGAGTCGATCTTAGAGGAGGTCGCCGCCGAGAACGCCGACGTCGTCGTCGTCGGCCACAAACAGGCGAGTCGGTGGCGACGAATCCTCCGCCGGTTCGTGGACAATCCGAACATCGAGGCCTACCTCCGGCGGCATCTCGACTGTGAAGTGATCACCGTCGAGGGCGCGCCGGCATGA
- a CDS encoding mechanosensitive ion channel family protein: MRELVLQLNESRVVGRLEGALPDSGETLEILVTLAQALVVLVVGWYLSKVVVRLTGRTVARRIARPSVTRTVLRGVRVFVLTLTLVAVGAILGIRSPEILLSVGVFSAVVGIILAPLVASVINGLFVLTDRPFEIGDLIEVVDEGHRGFVEDITIRYTKIFTLDNTFIVIPNGEIHLRDVINYSAEDERTRVSVQFEVTYESDLEEAIRLAERAAREVDVVISGGPDIRIGSARYSAAPTCHVDEYVDNGILLTLRFWVKHPYRLLVARSQVQQRVWSRYADADVEFAYPHRHHVFDETSGRARVAMASPLETDGDSRGGAGFDPGDDHNR, encoded by the coding sequence ATGCGTGAACTCGTCCTGCAATTGAACGAGTCCCGGGTCGTGGGTCGACTCGAGGGGGCTCTCCCGGACTCGGGTGAGACGCTCGAGATACTGGTCACGCTGGCGCAAGCGCTCGTAGTCCTCGTCGTCGGTTGGTACCTCTCGAAGGTCGTCGTCCGGCTCACCGGCAGGACGGTCGCTCGTCGCATCGCCCGGCCGAGCGTCACGCGGACGGTCCTGCGTGGGGTTCGCGTGTTCGTGCTTACGCTGACGCTGGTCGCCGTCGGTGCCATCCTCGGAATCCGGAGCCCCGAGATCCTGCTGTCGGTCGGTGTCTTCTCTGCGGTCGTCGGTATCATCCTCGCACCGCTCGTGGCGAGCGTCATCAACGGGCTGTTCGTCCTCACCGACCGGCCGTTCGAGATCGGTGACCTGATCGAGGTCGTCGACGAGGGCCACCGCGGCTTCGTCGAGGACATCACGATCCGGTACACGAAGATCTTCACGCTCGATAATACGTTCATCGTGATTCCCAACGGCGAGATTCACCTGCGGGACGTGATCAACTACTCTGCCGAGGACGAGCGCACGCGCGTGTCGGTCCAGTTCGAGGTGACCTACGAGAGCGACCTTGAGGAGGCAATCCGGCTGGCCGAACGCGCCGCCCGCGAGGTCGACGTCGTGATCTCGGGCGGGCCGGACATTCGCATCGGCAGCGCCCGGTACTCGGCTGCGCCGACGTGTCACGTCGACGAGTACGTCGATAACGGGATCCTGTTGACGTTACGGTTCTGGGTGAAACACCCCTACCGACTGCTCGTCGCCCGATCTCAGGTCCAGCAACGTGTCTGGAGCCGATACGCCGACGCCGACGTCGAGTTCGCCTATCCGCACCGACACCACGTCTTCGACGAGACGAGCGGCCGGGCGCGGGTCGCAATGGCCTCGCCGCTCGAGACGGACGGGGACTCGCGAGGCGGTGCGGGATTCGACCCGGGCGACGATCACAACCGGTAA
- the trmB gene encoding HTH-type sugar sensing transcriptional regulator TrmB, translated as MTQNDLRSTVERVGDRFTLGEYEIDAYLSVLEHGQLTASEIADRTDIPQPRVYDTVRSLSDRGLVELRESRPMKIVAIDPKEAFDDVQSSLEELVEELGTRYTAPARETEAVSLVKSRSTILRYLEEVIEDAEYELALSLTPDLLTRFEDELRRAVADGVSVDLIVTPAADAPSPEEFDYLEVATTARARRGITTPVVAVADGEYSIYATQDALRDDQDRYGVIFNRSALGFLVSGFFGTVLWTTANETLGEDGEGRPYPRRYASIRRCVKDVIDEGGEFYATIEGREVETGSATVVRGRIVDVSFELTEEVAGLTLETDAGEVTIGGRVAALEDVEAYEIHIGRSSPPTLEDE; from the coding sequence ATGACACAGAACGACCTGCGCTCGACGGTCGAACGCGTCGGGGACCGGTTCACCCTCGGCGAGTACGAGATCGACGCCTACCTCTCCGTCTTGGAGCACGGACAGCTCACGGCGAGTGAGATCGCCGACCGGACCGACATCCCCCAGCCACGCGTCTACGACACGGTTCGCAGCCTCAGTGACCGTGGCCTCGTCGAACTCCGCGAGTCGAGGCCCATGAAAATCGTCGCGATCGACCCCAAGGAGGCGTTCGACGACGTTCAGTCCTCGCTCGAGGAGCTAGTCGAGGAACTCGGGACGCGGTACACCGCCCCGGCGCGGGAGACGGAAGCCGTCTCGCTCGTCAAATCACGGTCGACGATTCTGCGATACCTGGAGGAAGTGATCGAGGACGCCGAGTACGAACTCGCACTCTCGCTGACGCCCGACCTGCTGACCCGGTTCGAGGACGAACTGCGTCGGGCGGTCGCCGACGGCGTCAGCGTCGACCTGATCGTCACGCCCGCAGCCGACGCGCCCAGTCCCGAGGAGTTCGACTACCTCGAGGTGGCGACGACCGCCCGCGCCCGCCGCGGCATCACCACGCCGGTCGTCGCTGTCGCCGACGGCGAGTACTCGATCTACGCGACCCAGGACGCGCTGCGCGACGACCAGGACCGCTACGGCGTCATCTTCAACCGCTCGGCGCTCGGCTTTTTGGTGTCGGGCTTTTTCGGAACCGTCCTCTGGACGACCGCGAACGAGACGCTCGGGGAAGACGGCGAGGGACGACCGTACCCCCGAAGATACGCCTCCATCCGCCGCTGCGTGAAAGACGTGATCGACGAGGGCGGGGAGTTCTACGCGACGATCGAGGGTCGCGAGGTCGAGACCGGGAGCGCCACGGTCGTCCGCGGCCGGATCGTCGACGTCTCCTTCGAGCTGACCGAAGAAGTCGCCGGACTCACCCTCGAGACCGACGCGGGCGAGGTAACGATCGGCGGCCGCGTCGCCGCCCTCGAGGACGTCGAGGCCTACGAGATCCACATCGGCCGCTCGAGTCCGCCGACCCTCGAAGACGAGTAA